Genomic segment of Caproiciproducens sp. NJN-50:
CTTGAAGCGGGAAGAGACAATTTATTTTTTGATGATAATGACGAATCGCGCAAAGATTTTGAAGCGTGTCCAATAAAAGGCACCACAACAATAAATCCAATAATTGAGTGGAAAAATTCAGATGTTTGGAGCTTTGCAAGGTCTGAACATTTATGTATGAATCCGCTTTATGAATGTGGCTTTTCTCGCGTTGGGTGTGTTGGTTGCCCGATGGCGCAGAAGCATCGTTACGATGAATTCCGAAGATACCCAAAGTATGAATTAAATTATCGTCTCGCATTTGGAAGAATGATTAAAAGGCGAAAAGCAGCCGGAAAACCTACGCAATGGAAAACCGCAGATGAAGTTTTTGATTGGTGGATGGAGGACAAAAACCTTGACGGTCAGATTGAATTTGAAGGGGTGAAATGACAATCAAAAAGGAAGAATTTTGTATTGTTCCTCCCGGCCCGTTTTGGACGAATGAGCGCCGCCCAGGTTTTGCCCGCCATGAAATTTTTTTCGGGCCGTACCGTCAGAAGTCAATCAAACTCGGCCTTGTCGTTTTTTTGACTCACGAAATGCACAACACGGGGCCGTATGGCGTACATAACAACCACGAAAACGACCTGATTTTGAAACGTGCAGGGCAACGCGCCGCAATGAATTATTACGGATGGGATACGGCACGGTTTATAAACGAATTTGGTAAAAATTATTTGTAACGCCGCTTTACGGCTGAAAGGATAATGAATGGCACCTAGAAACCTGCTAGGCAATGTTTTTGGCAGACTTACCGTAATAAGCAAAGCAAGCAATAACATTCACGGGAAGGCTCAGTGGTTATGTAAATGCGAATGCGGGAAAGTCAAAATAGTTTTAGCAGATAGTTTGATTTCTGGGAAAACTAGGAGTTGTGGATGCCTGCAAAAAGAAATTGCTCCACTTAATAATCCACCAAAACATGGTATGTCAAGAACGCGCCTATGGACTATTTGGTGCGGAATGAAAAGTAGATGCTATTATCCAAAAAATATCGCTTACAAAGATTACGGTGGGCGCGGAATAAAAGTATGTGACGAATGGCTACATGATTTTTTATCTTTTTTCAAATGGTCTATGAAAAACGGATATGCTGAAAATTTGACAATTGATCGCATCAATTACGATGGAAACTATGCGCCTTCAAATTGTAAATGGTCAACATATGAGGAACAGGAAAACAACCGAAGGGATACGGTTTTTCTAACGATATCAGGAATAAAGCTTCCTGTTTCTGAATGGGCCAGAAAAGTGGGCATTTCAGCAGCAACACTACGGTGGAGAATTGACAACGGATGGAAAGAAAATGAAATTTTGATGCGCCCAAATTTGAACAACAAAAACATTAGGAGGCAAATGTAATGCTTAACTCCGTGAATCTTCAAGGCAGATTTATCGCAACGCCTGAGCTGAGACACACACCGAACGGTATTTCCGTTACATCATTTTCTCTAGCAAATGATATTGGATACGGTGAGAAAAAGAAAACCGCATTCATCGATTGTGTCGCTTGGCGCGGTACCGCTGAGCTAATTTGCAAGTGGTTTCAGAAGGGCGACATGGTAATTGTACAGGGTTTCATCCAGACGCGGACCTACACGGACAAGGATGGCAATAAGCGCAAGGCCGTGGAGATCGTCGCTGATGCGGTTCATTTTGCGGAGCCGAAGCGCGACAGGGATTCCAATAGCGGCAACAAAAATACATATGAACCCGCGCACGGATCAGCGGATATTGACGCCGGAGAAGATATGGGAGATTTTGAAGAAACACCGGTTCCGGATGATCTCCCGTTTTGAGGCGGCGCCATGAACATCATTGACTATATCCCCGTCGGTTCCGCCAACGCGATCAGCCGCAAGCAGCTCTGCGCCGTAACAGGGCTGCCGGACCGGCTCATGCGCCGGGAGATCGAGCGGGCGAGAAAAGATTACGCGATACTCAACATTGACGGCTCCGGGTACTTCCGCCCAGCAGATGGCGAGGCTTATCTTACCGAGAGATGGCTCAAGCAGGAGCGCAGCCGGGAACGGCATGTCAGGGATGCCACTAGAGGGGCCGAGAAAGCGCTTTTAGGTTCAAACCGTGAGTTGATACCGGTACACTCCTACGTGAGGCGTAAGCGCCGTGGAGAGGACGAGAGGCCGCAGATTGAGGGACAAATGAGACTTTAGAAGGTGAGAAATTGCCGAACCGAATTTTAAAAGAATCAATTTGCACAAGCGACAGCATAGACCATCTGAGCATCGAGGCGGAACGTCTCTTTTATCGACTAATCGTAAATTGTGATGATTTCGGACTGCTGGATGCCAGGCTCCCAATCGTCAAAAGCAAGTGCTTCCCGCTGAAATCATCTGATATCACAGACGATCAACTGAAATCATGGCTTTCCGAATTGGAAGCGCAAAATATGATCTTTTTCTATGAAAACTCCGGCCATGAATACCTGAAAATGTCAAGCTGGGAGCGGCACCAGCAGACCAGAGCACACCGCTCGAAGTGCCCGCTCCCCAATGATGAAAGAAGCCACATGAAATCAGATGATATCATCGGAAATCAGATGTTTCAAAAATCGCCCGATACACGATACACGATACACGATACACGAAATACCCCTATAGCCCCCACAGGGGGCGAGAAAGAGGGACCTCAAGGCGAGAGCCTACCGGTTCAAACGGCCACAGGAGCGGAGAAATTCGCTGGCCGCTCCATGACTCTCGAGGATCGCTTTAATCGCTTCTGGAAAGCATATCCAAAAAAAGTTGGCAAGGGCGCGGCTGAACGCTCGTTCAAAAAATACAAGCCAAACGAAGTTTTGCTTGTTGCCATGTTGGAGGCCCTGAAGCTTCAACGACGATCAGATCAGTGGCAGCGCGACGGCGGGCAATACATCCCGAACCCGGCGACCTGGTTGAATCAAAAGCGCTGGGAAGATGAAGCCCATCCGGGCAGAAAGGACGATTTTTTACCATGATCATGAATATTGAGGCCGAGCAATCTCTGATCGGCAGCATCCTTCTCGGAGGGGCCAAAACGATGGCGGAGATTCAGTTGATCATCGAGCCAACAGACTTTCAGGTTCCGGAAATGCAGACGATCTACGCGGCATGCCTAAAGCTGTATTTGCAAAACAAGCCGATTGATGCTGTTTCCGTGCTAGCGCTGACTGGGGAAGAATACAAAACCACCATCATCCCCGCCGCTCAGATTGTACCTTCCGCCAGACATGCCGCAGAGTACGCGAGGATCGTCCGTGAGGCCGCGCAAAAGACACGGGCTTATAGTTTGACCATTGAGCTTGCCGACGATTTACAGCGCAACACAGAGGCGGGGGAATGCCAGCGGAAGGCAGAGGAAGTTTTGAAATGCTTCGATGAGCCGAAACAGGAGGACACCGTTTCCGCCGAGGAAATGTATATGCGCTTCTTCGACCGGCAGGATAGCCCGAGGGAGTACATACACACCGGATTCTCAAGACTGGACAAATACACTTACATCGAGCGGGGGGATTACATCATCGTCGGTGGCCGTCCGAGCGCAGGGAAAACCGCTTTTACCCTCCAGATGATGCGGAATATTTCCAGAAAATACACCACAATTTATTTTTCGCTTGAAACAAATAACGAAAAGCTCGGGGACCGGCTGATTGGCGGGTTCAATGAGGTCTCACTTTCAGGAATCAAAACCAATTCAATCACCGACGAGGAATGGCAAAGGATTACAAATGGCTACAATGAATTTAAAAAATTAAATTTTTACACAGTCCGAGCAGCGGGGTATTCCCTAGCACAAATTCAGGCAAAGGCATTACAACTTCACGCGGAGGTAATTTTCATAGATTACGTTACCCTGATCCGGCAAAGCGGCGAAAGCCTCGTGGACAGGGCCACAAAGATTTCAATGGGCCTGCACACCTTAGCCCAGCGGAACGGGATCACAGTCTTTGCCCTCTCGCAACTCAACCGCGCCGGTAAAGCCGCGCCTGATATGACGGCCCTAAGAGATTCCGGCCAGTTCGAGCAGGATGCCGATGATGTTTTTCTTATAGAGTACGACGAGGATAAACCGGAGGAGCGCGTTTTGAAGATCGCAAAAAATAAGGAGGGGCGCTGCGGTTGCATTCAACTGGAATTTCAACCGAAGATTCAGAAGTTTTCGGAGGTTGAGACAAGATATGACGAAACTTGAGGCCCTGAAAGCCTGTGTTTGGCTTGAATGCATCGTAGAGTCTGGTAATCGCAGCAATATTTTCGAACGCGAAGAGGCAATTAAAAAGATCAGGGGAATTCAATCCATGCTGGCAAGGCTCCCGGATGAGGCGGAAGAATGAGCACTGTATTTATTCCAGGATTTAAATTTGGAAATCAAAGGCATAGCAAATACAATGCCGTTAAGACAACGGTTGATGGAATTACATTTGACAGCAAGGCCGAGGCGAAGCGGTACACAGAGCTAAAGCTAATGCTTCGGACCGGCCAGATCAAGAGTTTCAATCGGCAGCCGTCGTTTATCCTCTCTGGCGGGATCCGCTACCGCCCCGATTTCATAGTGTGGGATGGGTCTAGGGTATGGGTTGAGGATGTCAAGGGGATGGAAACCGCAGCATTCAAAGTCAAGGCTGCGGAATTCCGGGAAAAATATCCATATTTTGAACTGAGGATCGTCCGATGAAGCAATACACCGAAGTCTGTTATCACTGCCACCGCGAGTATCCATCCTGTGAAATCCGTACTTGCCCGGTAAAGCAAAAGCCGGTATGCCGGTACTGCTGCATGAAGTGTGGAAAGCATACGGAAGTTGGTACCGGAATCGGGTGCGAATTGATTGAGGCGAAAAAATGAAAGATAGTCGAATATTTGATGCTGAAATTTCTGCATTTTTTCATTCTTATTTAACTTTTCCAAAGCAAGATTACAATACGTTTGGAACACTTACCCAGCAAGCGCTACGGGATGCAGTACATGTTCTTTTGACAAATCGAGTATTTTCTTCAAAAGAGGAAATGAAATCCGAGGCTCTCAAAGATTTTGGGGTAATTTTGCCAAATGAAATATTTATAGGGTGAACATCAAATGAAAAGTAAACAGCGTCATTCCGGCGGCTCATACCGCCGTATGAAAACGATGATATCTTATCACGCAAAGGCCGGGAAAGACCGGCAGAAAGCGAGGAAAAAGCATGGAGAGAAATTATGTAATTGTATGCAATGAACATAAGCCACTTTTACCTGAAACCCTCTTGTTTTGGGGATTCCATACGGAAGATTCGGAAGAGCGCAACTTTGGGGGCTATACAATCCAGATTGACAAATGCGAACGGTACACCCGTGAAGAGTTGGAATCATGGCGTGGGTACTTGAAAAAAGAATATCCGTTTTATGATGAAATCAAGCCGCACAG
This window contains:
- a CDS encoding DUF1064 domain-containing protein, translated to MSTVFIPGFKFGNQRHSKYNAVKTTVDGITFDSKAEAKRYTELKLMLRTGQIKSFNRQPSFILSGGIRYRPDFIVWDGSRVWVEDVKGMETAAFKVKAAEFREKYPYFELRIVR
- a CDS encoding replicative DNA helicase; the encoded protein is MIMNIEAEQSLIGSILLGGAKTMAEIQLIIEPTDFQVPEMQTIYAACLKLYLQNKPIDAVSVLALTGEEYKTTIIPAAQIVPSARHAAEYARIVREAAQKTRAYSLTIELADDLQRNTEAGECQRKAEEVLKCFDEPKQEDTVSAEEMYMRFFDRQDSPREYIHTGFSRLDKYTYIERGDYIIVGGRPSAGKTAFTLQMMRNISRKYTTIYFSLETNNEKLGDRLIGGFNEVSLSGIKTNSITDEEWQRITNGYNEFKKLNFYTVRAAGYSLAQIQAKALQLHAEVIFIDYVTLIRQSGESLVDRATKISMGLHTLAQRNGITVFALSQLNRAGKAAPDMTALRDSGQFEQDADDVFLIEYDEDKPEERVLKIAKNKEGRCGCIQLEFQPKIQKFSEVETRYDET
- a CDS encoding single-stranded DNA-binding protein, with translation MLNSVNLQGRFIATPELRHTPNGISVTSFSLANDIGYGEKKKTAFIDCVAWRGTAELICKWFQKGDMVIVQGFIQTRTYTDKDGNKRKAVEIVADAVHFAEPKRDRDSNSGNKNTYEPAHGSADIDAGEDMGDFEETPVPDDLPF